A genomic stretch from Chitinophaga lutea includes:
- a CDS encoding SDR family NAD(P)-dependent oxidoreductase, whose product MSEFTLKGSLALVTGGGSGIGLAIAQAFVNAGARVVIAGRREAVLQAAVAQLGENAFYKVCDLSVLEGLGAFVENIEQEFGAVDILVNNAGINLKKPALEVTDAEFQNILQVNLQAVFALSREVANRMAPRGKGNILLISSMASQYGIPKVVAYTAAKSGVEGITKALAVEWSPLGIRINCIAPGFIETEMSAKALNNDPERKNRVLSRTPMQHLGKPEDVGLAAVFLSSRAAKYITGVVLPVDGGNAIGF is encoded by the coding sequence TCGCCATCGCGCAGGCCTTCGTCAATGCCGGTGCACGCGTGGTGATCGCCGGCCGCCGCGAAGCCGTGCTGCAGGCCGCAGTTGCGCAGCTGGGGGAAAATGCGTTTTACAAGGTTTGTGACCTGTCCGTTCTGGAGGGGTTGGGTGCGTTTGTTGAAAACATTGAACAGGAATTTGGCGCTGTTGATATACTCGTAAATAATGCCGGCATCAATCTGAAAAAACCTGCATTGGAGGTGACGGATGCTGAATTTCAGAACATCCTGCAGGTAAACCTGCAGGCGGTATTTGCCCTGAGCCGGGAAGTGGCCAACCGGATGGCGCCGCGCGGAAAGGGCAACATTTTGCTGATCAGCTCCATGGCCTCCCAATACGGCATTCCGAAAGTGGTGGCTTATACAGCCGCCAAGTCAGGGGTAGAGGGCATTACCAAAGCGCTGGCGGTGGAATGGTCGCCATTGGGCATCCGCATTAACTGCATCGCGCCCGGATTTATTGAAACGGAAATGTCGGCCAAAGCGCTCAACAACGATCCCGAAAGGAAAAACAGGGTGCTATCCCGCACACCTATGCAGCATTTAGGCAAGCCGGAAGACGTTGGGCTGGCGGCCGTATTCCTGAGCTCGCGCGCCGCCAAGTATATTACGGGCGTAGTGTTGCCGGTAGACGGCGGTAATGCCATCGGGTTTTAA
- a CDS encoding Gfo/Idh/MocA family protein: MNKKTGKESSRRKFLKNSLKGAVGSLALINIPTIVPAHVVKGPMAPSNRINVGAIGNGRISREHDMPGVWKHDTARILAVCDLDKNRLQSAQKLVQDYYAKKSQAQDVKMYEDYQELLNNKDIDAVIISTPDHWHVLPAVQAVRAGKDVYMQKPASLTIAEGRFLSNEVHKSGRILQIGSQQRSMPQFKRACELVRNGRIGKLHTIYVGLPIDDPSQSTVEQEMPIPAGLNYEKWLGETPYVPYTLKRVHPTNDFSRPGWLRCEQFGAGMITGWGAHHFDIVNWGMGTEYTGPIEITASAEFPPAGNLWDVHGPFKSENIYANGVKVLASDSYPNGVKFVGSEGWIFVSRGNYSATANDPNAKAKNSKALDASDPKILTSVIGENEIQLIDSKDHHGNWLESIISRRPPITPIEVGHRACTVCLLNHAGMKLKRKLFWDPVKEVFKNDDEANTMLTRPQRWPYVLA, from the coding sequence ATGAATAAGAAAACTGGTAAGGAATCTTCGCGCAGAAAATTCCTCAAAAATTCGCTCAAAGGCGCCGTTGGTTCGCTGGCGCTGATCAATATCCCCACCATTGTACCGGCGCATGTGGTGAAAGGCCCTATGGCCCCGAGCAACCGGATCAATGTGGGCGCTATCGGCAACGGCCGTATTTCGCGCGAGCACGATATGCCGGGCGTCTGGAAACACGACACTGCCAGGATCCTGGCAGTGTGCGACCTGGACAAGAACCGCCTCCAGTCCGCGCAGAAACTGGTGCAGGATTATTACGCGAAAAAATCGCAGGCGCAGGATGTAAAGATGTATGAGGATTACCAGGAACTGTTGAACAATAAGGATATCGATGCGGTGATCATCAGCACCCCCGATCACTGGCACGTGCTGCCCGCAGTTCAGGCCGTACGGGCAGGGAAAGACGTGTACATGCAAAAACCGGCCTCGCTGACGATCGCGGAAGGGCGCTTCCTCAGCAATGAGGTCCACAAATCCGGCCGCATACTGCAAATCGGCAGCCAGCAACGGTCGATGCCGCAATTCAAAAGGGCCTGCGAGCTGGTGCGCAACGGGCGCATCGGCAAACTGCATACGATCTATGTGGGCCTGCCCATCGACGATCCTTCACAAAGCACTGTGGAGCAGGAGATGCCCATCCCGGCAGGACTCAACTATGAAAAATGGCTGGGCGAAACGCCGTACGTGCCTTACACGTTAAAACGCGTGCACCCTACCAACGATTTTTCAAGACCGGGCTGGCTGCGCTGCGAACAGTTCGGTGCGGGCATGATCACGGGCTGGGGCGCCCATCACTTCGATATCGTTAACTGGGGGATGGGAACCGAATACACCGGCCCGATCGAAATTACCGCCAGCGCGGAGTTTCCACCGGCCGGCAACCTGTGGGACGTGCACGGCCCCTTCAAATCCGAGAACATTTATGCCAATGGCGTGAAGGTACTGGCCAGCGACAGCTATCCCAACGGCGTGAAATTCGTCGGGTCGGAAGGATGGATATTCGTATCGCGCGGCAATTATTCCGCTACCGCCAACGATCCCAACGCTAAAGCGAAAAACTCGAAAGCGCTCGACGCCAGCGACCCGAAAATTCTCACGTCCGTAATCGGTGAAAATGAAATCCAGCTGATCGACAGTAAAGACCATCATGGCAACTGGCTCGAATCGATCATTTCCCGCAGGCCGCCCATCACGCCCATTGAGGTGGGACACCGTGCCTGTACGGTTTGCCTGCTGAACCATGCAGGGATGAAGCTGAAACGTAAATTGTTCTGGGACCCGGTGAAAGAAGTTTTCAAAAACGACGACGAAGCCAACACCATGCTCACCCGGCCGCAACGCTGGCCGTATGTGCTGGCGTGA
- a CDS encoding winged helix DNA-binding domain-containing protein, with amino-acid sequence MTAKEIIALRLLNQFISHSPAKTAREAVLQLCAMQGQDYAGTKWSIGLRVPGLTDEAVDDALAAKEIIRISSLRGTIHFIAPEDVRWIGRLIQPRMISAFASVFKSYGLDETQIRKSHDVIRKTLEGGKQLSRDELKAALEKKKIDTSGHRMNSFISRAGTDLVICCAPRRGKEFTYALLDEWLPVDKKANNEETLSTLALRYLSGHGPATVQDFAYWCGETLTAAKAAILALGNEVEKITAGGKEYWMKPVTASPPSTPGMLLLPGFDEYYTGYADRSLLAREAELKKLTPPNGILQPIVVNNGKIKGNWKRTVKKNTLQLEAIPFTSFSDTQKKAMTKRSKDFSRFMGLPVEWI; translated from the coding sequence ATGACAGCCAAAGAAATCATCGCCCTCCGGCTTTTAAATCAATTCATCTCCCATTCTCCCGCCAAAACAGCCAGGGAGGCGGTTTTGCAACTGTGCGCCATGCAAGGACAGGACTATGCAGGCACCAAATGGTCCATCGGCTTGCGGGTGCCCGGGCTGACGGATGAAGCAGTAGACGACGCCCTCGCCGCCAAAGAAATCATCCGGATTTCGAGCCTTCGCGGTACGATTCATTTCATCGCGCCGGAAGACGTACGGTGGATAGGCCGCCTCATCCAGCCGCGAATGATTTCGGCATTCGCGTCGGTATTTAAAAGCTACGGCCTCGATGAAACACAGATCAGAAAAAGCCACGACGTCATCCGTAAAACACTCGAAGGCGGCAAACAGTTGTCGCGCGACGAACTGAAAGCCGCACTTGAAAAGAAGAAAATAGATACGTCCGGCCATCGCATGAACAGCTTCATTTCCCGGGCAGGCACGGACCTGGTGATCTGCTGCGCGCCGCGCCGTGGTAAAGAATTCACGTACGCCCTGCTGGACGAGTGGCTGCCGGTGGATAAAAAGGCAAACAATGAGGAAACGTTATCCACGCTGGCGCTGCGTTACCTCAGCGGTCACGGCCCGGCTACGGTGCAGGATTTTGCCTACTGGTGCGGGGAAACACTGACAGCCGCCAAAGCAGCGATACTGGCGCTGGGAAACGAGGTGGAAAAAATAACAGCCGGCGGTAAGGAGTATTGGATGAAACCGGTTACGGCCTCACCGCCATCCACTCCCGGAATGTTACTGTTGCCGGGCTTCGACGAATATTACACCGGTTATGCAGACAGAAGCCTGCTCGCAAGGGAAGCCGAATTGAAAAAACTCACTCCGCCGAACGGCATCCTGCAACCCATCGTGGTCAACAACGGAAAAATAAAGGGCAACTGGAAACGGACTGTGAAAAAGAATACGTTGCAACTGGAAGCCATCCCATTCACCAGTTTCAGCGACACACAGAAAAAAGCCATGACGAAGCGCTCTAAGGATTTCTCCCGGTTCATGGGCCTGCCTGTGGAATGGATATAA
- a CDS encoding MFS transporter: MTTNPLPQHATTAWRLKAIFTGSVGNLVEWYDWYAYSAFALYFAPAFFPKSNSTVQLLNTAAIFAVGFLMRPIGGWLFGSIADKRGRKDALTLSVLLMSFGSMIIACTPTYNSIGLAAPVLLLLARLLQGLSIGGEYGTSATYLSEVASSDKRGFFSSFQYVTMIGGQLLALGIQLSLQKIFLTQAELSEWGWRIPFVIGAILALVALYLRTNMHESVALEGKTKERGSVKVLLKKHPYAVLTVVGLTLGGTIAFYTYTTYMQKFLVNTVKLSKEDSTVITFFLMLIYAAIQPMFGWLSDKIGRKPLLIWFGVMGTLFTVPLLSAIGQAGSVWAAFYLILCALVIVSGYTSINAVVKAELFPAEVRALGVGLPYALTVAIFGGTAEYLALYFKNIGHESYYYWYVTGCIFISLLVYVFAKDSRANSYMDKEQL; this comes from the coding sequence ATGACCACAAACCCGCTTCCGCAACATGCCACTACGGCATGGCGCCTGAAAGCCATCTTTACCGGTTCCGTAGGTAACCTGGTGGAGTGGTACGACTGGTATGCCTATTCTGCTTTTGCACTTTATTTCGCTCCTGCCTTTTTCCCAAAAAGTAACAGCACAGTACAATTGCTGAATACTGCCGCCATTTTCGCAGTGGGTTTCCTGATGCGGCCGATAGGAGGGTGGCTGTTCGGCAGCATTGCCGACAAGCGCGGCCGGAAAGATGCGCTTACATTATCCGTGCTGCTCATGTCGTTCGGCTCGATGATCATCGCCTGCACCCCAACGTACAACAGCATCGGTTTGGCGGCGCCCGTTTTGCTCCTGCTGGCGAGGCTTTTACAGGGCCTGAGCATCGGCGGCGAATACGGTACGTCCGCTACTTATCTCAGTGAAGTGGCTTCGTCCGACAAACGGGGGTTCTTTTCCAGCTTTCAATACGTAACCATGATCGGCGGGCAGCTGCTGGCACTGGGCATACAGTTATCGCTGCAGAAAATATTCCTTACGCAGGCAGAGCTGAGTGAATGGGGCTGGCGTATTCCATTTGTAATTGGTGCTATACTCGCACTGGTGGCGCTTTATCTCCGCACCAACATGCACGAGTCCGTAGCACTTGAAGGCAAAACAAAAGAACGCGGCTCGGTGAAGGTGTTGCTGAAAAAACATCCTTATGCCGTGTTAACCGTTGTGGGCCTCACTTTGGGCGGTACCATCGCTTTCTATACGTACACCACGTACATGCAAAAGTTCCTCGTCAATACGGTGAAACTGTCAAAAGAAGATTCCACCGTCATCACATTTTTCCTGATGCTGATCTACGCCGCTATCCAGCCAATGTTTGGATGGCTGAGCGATAAAATAGGTCGGAAGCCGCTGCTGATCTGGTTTGGCGTGATGGGTACCCTGTTTACCGTGCCCCTTCTCAGTGCCATCGGCCAGGCGGGTTCGGTGTGGGCGGCTTTTTATCTCATTCTCTGCGCGCTCGTGATCGTGAGTGGCTACACTTCTATCAATGCGGTGGTGAAAGCAGAGTTGTTCCCCGCGGAAGTGCGCGCACTGGGCGTGGGATTGCCGTATGCCTTAACCGTGGCCATTTTTGGCGGAACAGCAGAATACCTTGCCCTTTATTTTAAAAATATCGGCCACGAATCTTATTATTACTGGTATGTAACCGGGTGTATCTTTATTTCCCTGCTGGTGTACGTGTTTGCGAAAGACAGTCGTGCGAATTCCTACATGGACAAAGAACAATTATAA
- a CDS encoding carotenoid biosynthesis protein: MPPFRGMPYDYPPAFCYPLTELCMYVLFVLCCMHAWKKGAGSMAYLLGGLGFGLLLEYVNVASSGGYVYGKFWVMFGTAPNDIPLCIGMGWAVIMYTARLITDSFGLPVWAAAAIDTLLAINIDLSMDVVAYRLHMWHWDWEHRAGIEFSLTGQWFGVPYGNFYGWLLVVFYYSVFARLLEKSPWKRLYVWRISTPLLSILLSQVALFVSLFPLADWLKQFGITSAHRFVTLLIIFAAMAILGFRKRNLLIGTRLPIVTWLVPAWFHVYFICWFFGAGFYKENGWMTFWSVANFTAGIVIHWLLYRYLHQRPRLVRVS; the protein is encoded by the coding sequence ATGCCTCCATTCCGCGGAATGCCATATGATTATCCTCCTGCTTTCTGTTATCCGCTGACAGAGCTGTGCATGTATGTTTTATTCGTGCTCTGCTGCATGCACGCCTGGAAAAAGGGCGCCGGCAGTATGGCCTACCTGCTTGGCGGGCTGGGTTTCGGGTTATTGCTCGAATACGTGAACGTGGCTTCCAGCGGGGGTTACGTGTATGGCAAGTTTTGGGTGATGTTCGGTACAGCGCCGAACGACATTCCCCTGTGCATCGGCATGGGCTGGGCGGTCATCATGTACACGGCGAGGCTGATAACGGATTCGTTCGGACTACCGGTTTGGGCCGCCGCCGCGATCGATACTTTGCTGGCCATCAACATCGATCTCAGTATGGATGTAGTCGCCTACCGCCTGCACATGTGGCATTGGGACTGGGAACACCGCGCAGGCATTGAATTTTCACTGACCGGCCAGTGGTTTGGCGTGCCATATGGCAACTTTTACGGCTGGCTGCTCGTTGTTTTTTATTATTCGGTGTTTGCAAGATTGCTTGAAAAGTCGCCATGGAAGCGACTCTACGTCTGGCGAATTTCCACGCCGCTGTTATCTATCCTGCTGTCGCAGGTGGCGCTGTTCGTTTCTTTATTTCCGCTGGCCGACTGGCTGAAACAATTCGGCATCACCAGTGCCCACCGTTTTGTGACGCTGCTGATAATTTTCGCGGCAATGGCTATCCTGGGTTTCCGGAAAAGAAACCTCCTCATTGGCACCCGCTTACCAATTGTAACCTGGCTGGTGCCTGCATGGTTCCACGTGTACTTCATCTGCTGGTTTTTCGGAGCGGGTTTTTACAAAGAAAACGGCTGGATGACTTTCTGGAGCGTCGCTAATTTTACGGCTGGCATCGTGATACACTGGCTACTGTACCGGTATCTGCATCAACGGCCGCGCCTGGTAAGGGTTTCATAA
- a CDS encoding CopD family protein yields the protein MYLYIKALHIIFVVTWFAGLFYIVRLFIYYTEAQDKPEPERSILQTQFGTMIKRLWFGITWPSAVLTLIFGPWMVILLGDIPGWLWIKLAFVLGLYVYHFLLHGIYKGLMAGRLKYTSTQLRIWNEVATIFLVAIVFLVVLKSLLSMLWALIGLVIFTICLLIAIRVYKKIREKK from the coding sequence ATGTATTTATACATCAAGGCGTTGCATATCATTTTTGTGGTAACCTGGTTTGCCGGGTTATTTTACATCGTACGCCTTTTTATATATTATACAGAAGCGCAGGATAAACCTGAACCCGAGCGCAGCATCCTGCAAACACAATTCGGAACGATGATCAAACGGTTGTGGTTTGGGATTACCTGGCCATCGGCCGTGCTGACATTGATCTTCGGGCCCTGGATGGTAATACTGCTGGGCGATATTCCCGGCTGGCTGTGGATAAAACTCGCCTTTGTACTGGGATTATATGTTTATCACTTTTTACTGCATGGAATTTATAAAGGCCTGATGGCGGGACGGCTGAAATATACATCTACACAGCTTCGTATCTGGAATGAAGTAGCCACAATATTTTTAGTAGCGATTGTGTTTCTCGTTGTTCTGAAAAGTTTGCTGAGTATGCTTTGGGCGTTGATCGGTCTGGTGATATTTACGATCTGCCTCTTGATCGCGATCCGGGTTTATAAAAAGATCCGCGAGAAAAAATAA
- a CDS encoding outer membrane beta-barrel protein yields the protein MSEQFENSIRKKLQEADVPFDPAAWDQMKKRLDDSGRRRGAFYWWTAGLLLLLGLGSWWWFLEQQPVDKNESDRISVTDSLNKAGAHSPETQENIKDRPATPHQTPAAGISLPGASGTIEPATSAGIDVDKPAGNNTATPSASLALTPAKKNTTIVDNLQQRGVTTAKTENNQTTVDNTAPKNPVAPVNIVPTPAGSTKDSSKLTAGVNNPKATNIPSVKTTPAPANPVNDSSKITAAVDNPVQEKKKKQKRGFDAGITLGPDYNAVPSLKHGRIGFGGGLLIRYHINNNFYLSTGASYNKKLYGAEDKDYDSPYPTYYKKIDADCNVLDVPLNVHYTFLHKPKSTWSAMVGASSYFMIKEKYEYYTLSGGKYKREFNNSNQHYFSVLNLGVNYERNTKGVIQWGVQPYVKLPLGGVGAGNVKLLSAGVSFQVTVGKKD from the coding sequence ATGAGTGAACAGTTTGAAAATAGTATCCGTAAAAAGCTGCAGGAAGCAGACGTTCCATTTGATCCCGCTGCCTGGGACCAGATGAAAAAACGCCTGGACGATTCCGGCCGCCGGCGCGGTGCTTTTTACTGGTGGACGGCAGGTTTGCTCCTTCTCCTGGGCCTTGGCAGCTGGTGGTGGTTTTTAGAACAGCAGCCGGTGGATAAAAATGAATCAGATCGTATATCCGTTACCGATAGTTTGAATAAAGCCGGCGCCCATTCACCTGAAACACAGGAAAACATAAAAGACAGACCGGCCACACCACACCAAACCCCGGCTGCGGGAATTTCGTTGCCTGGTGCTTCCGGCACTATTGAGCCGGCAACATCTGCCGGCATCGATGTGGATAAACCGGCTGGAAATAATACAGCCACTCCTTCCGCCAGCCTTGCCTTAACACCGGCAAAGAAAAACACCACTATTGTGGATAACCTGCAGCAGAGAGGAGTGACCACCGCAAAAACGGAAAACAACCAGACAACGGTGGATAACACGGCACCTAAAAATCCGGTTGCGCCTGTTAACATCGTGCCCACGCCGGCTGGTTCCACGAAAGATTCTTCAAAGTTGACGGCGGGTGTGAATAACCCGAAAGCAACTAATATTCCCTCTGTGAAGACAACGCCGGCTCCCGCCAATCCCGTGAATGATTCTTCAAAAATCACGGCAGCTGTGGATAACCCTGTACAGGAAAAGAAGAAAAAACAGAAACGCGGTTTTGATGCAGGCATCACACTCGGCCCTGACTATAATGCAGTGCCGTCGCTGAAGCATGGCCGGATTGGGTTTGGGGGCGGCCTGCTGATCCGTTATCATATCAACAACAACTTCTACCTGAGCACAGGCGCTTCCTACAACAAAAAGCTCTACGGCGCGGAAGACAAAGATTATGACAGTCCCTACCCTACTTACTATAAAAAGATCGATGCGGATTGCAATGTGCTGGATGTCCCATTGAACGTACACTATACCTTCCTGCACAAACCCAAAAGCACATGGAGCGCAATGGTGGGAGCATCGTCTTATTTCATGATAAAGGAAAAGTATGAATACTATACTTTAAGCGGCGGCAAGTACAAACGGGAATTCAATAACAGTAACCAACATTATTTTTCCGTGCTGAACCTGGGCGTCAATTATGAAAGAAATACCAAAGGCGTCATTCAATGGGGTGTGCAGCCGTATGTGAAACTGCCGTTGGGTGGAGTTGGAGCAGGAAACGTGAAACTTTTGTCCGCCGGCGTTTCGTTCCAGGTAACGGTGGGAAAAAAAGACTAG
- a CDS encoding RNA polymerase sigma factor, whose product MQDILDIIEGCRQWKRGSQEALYRQFFGYAMAICLRYANNKNEAIEILNDGFLKIFNHINSYDTSRPFKSWLSKIMANTAIDHLRSRKKISFAEDISQAYDLGVTDDKALDKLSYDEILLLVQNLPPAYKTVFNLYVMEGFQHQEIAAMLGISEGTSKSNLFKAKRILKEKIEEITSLNNNQDAGEIGASVRK is encoded by the coding sequence GTGCAGGACATATTAGACATCATCGAGGGTTGCCGTCAGTGGAAGCGCGGCAGCCAGGAAGCACTTTACCGGCAATTCTTCGGATATGCCATGGCTATCTGTTTGCGTTACGCCAACAACAAAAATGAAGCTATCGAAATTCTCAACGATGGTTTCCTAAAAATTTTTAACCACATCAATTCTTACGATACCTCCAGGCCATTTAAAAGCTGGCTCAGTAAAATCATGGCCAATACCGCCATCGACCATTTGCGGAGCCGGAAAAAAATTTCGTTTGCCGAAGATATTTCCCAGGCTTATGATCTTGGCGTTACCGATGATAAAGCGCTGGACAAATTATCCTATGATGAAATACTCCTGTTGGTGCAAAACCTGCCGCCTGCATATAAAACCGTTTTCAACCTGTATGTGATGGAAGGTTTTCAACACCAGGAAATTGCCGCCATGCTGGGCATTTCGGAAGGAACGTCAAAATCCAATTTGTTTAAAGCAAAAAGGATTCTGAAGGAGAAGATAGAAGAAATTACATCCCTGAATAATAATCAAGACGCCGGTGAAATCGGTGCAAGCGTTCGAAAATGA
- the mnmG gene encoding tRNA uridine-5-carboxymethylaminomethyl(34) synthesis enzyme MnmG, translated as MFPSYDVIVVGAGHAGCEAAAAAANMGSRVLLITMNMQTIAQMSCNPAMGGIAKGQIVREIDALGGYSGIVTDQSMIQFRMLNRSKGPAMWSPRAQSDRMLFATKWREALENTKRVDFYQDMVKGLLVKDGICYGVITGLGHEIEAKAVVLTNGTFLNGVIHIGDKQFGGGRVAEKAATGITEQLVSLGFESDRLKTGTPPRIDGRSLDYSKMEEQKGDDEMVGFSYMDVEKITPDKQRSCWITYTSEEVHNILRTGFDRSPMFQGRIQGVGPRYCPSIEDKINRFAERDRHQLFVEPEGFNTVEIYVNGFSTSLPEDVQQKALRLVPGFENARMFRPGYAIEYDYFPPTQLKFSLETKQVSNLFFAGQINGTTGYEEAACQGLMAGINAHLKVKEQEPLILKRSEAYIGVLIDDLINKGTDEPYRMFTSRAEFRTLLRQDNADLRLTERSYRLGLATEERMEKTRAKISGVDQVKAILKELALEPEETNPWLEANGSAPLTQKQRAHQVLLRPGLDIISMKNSLPKVEKVLAGFNREVLEQVEIQVKYDVYIEKENELVQRMSQLEDLVIPETFDYSKLVSLSNEARQKFTKIKPRTLGQASRISGVNPSDVQILMVFMGR; from the coding sequence ATGTTTCCTTCTTACGATGTTATTGTTGTCGGTGCCGGACATGCCGGGTGTGAAGCTGCCGCTGCCGCCGCCAACATGGGTTCCCGGGTGCTGCTGATTACCATGAATATGCAAACCATCGCCCAGATGAGTTGCAACCCCGCCATGGGTGGTATCGCCAAAGGACAGATTGTGCGCGAAATAGATGCCCTCGGCGGGTATTCCGGAATTGTGACCGACCAGTCGATGATACAATTCCGCATGCTCAACCGCAGTAAAGGCCCCGCTATGTGGAGCCCGAGAGCCCAAAGCGACCGGATGTTGTTTGCCACCAAATGGAGGGAAGCACTGGAGAACACCAAGCGGGTGGATTTCTACCAGGATATGGTAAAAGGCCTCCTGGTGAAAGATGGTATTTGCTATGGTGTAATCACCGGGCTTGGCCATGAAATCGAAGCAAAAGCGGTGGTACTCACCAACGGAACCTTCCTGAACGGCGTTATTCATATCGGTGATAAACAGTTCGGCGGGGGCCGTGTAGCGGAAAAAGCTGCCACTGGCATCACCGAACAGCTGGTATCCCTCGGCTTTGAAAGCGACCGGCTGAAGACCGGGACCCCTCCCCGCATCGACGGAAGAAGCCTCGATTATTCAAAAATGGAAGAGCAGAAAGGCGACGATGAGATGGTGGGATTCTCTTACATGGACGTTGAAAAGATCACCCCCGACAAACAAAGAAGCTGCTGGATTACCTATACTAGTGAAGAGGTACACAACATTCTGCGCACCGGCTTCGACCGGTCGCCCATGTTTCAGGGCCGCATCCAGGGCGTAGGCCCCCGGTATTGCCCGAGCATCGAAGACAAAATAAACCGTTTCGCCGAACGCGATCGCCATCAGTTGTTCGTAGAGCCGGAAGGATTTAATACCGTAGAGATCTATGTGAACGGATTTTCTACATCCCTGCCGGAAGATGTACAGCAAAAAGCGCTGCGCCTTGTACCGGGTTTTGAAAATGCGAGAATGTTCCGCCCGGGATATGCGATCGAATATGATTATTTCCCCCCTACCCAGTTGAAGTTTTCGCTGGAAACAAAGCAGGTGTCGAACCTGTTTTTTGCGGGTCAGATTAACGGTACCACCGGTTATGAAGAAGCTGCCTGCCAGGGTTTGATGGCGGGTATCAACGCACACCTGAAAGTGAAAGAGCAGGAACCGCTGATCCTGAAACGCAGCGAAGCGTACATTGGGGTGCTCATCGACGACCTGATCAACAAAGGAACGGACGAACCGTACCGCATGTTTACCTCCCGCGCAGAGTTCCGCACCCTCCTCCGACAGGATAATGCGGACCTTCGTTTGACGGAAAGAAGCTACAGATTAGGTCTTGCCACAGAAGAAAGAATGGAGAAAACCCGCGCAAAAATCTCCGGAGTGGACCAGGTAAAAGCTATTCTGAAAGAACTAGCGCTCGAACCGGAGGAAACAAATCCGTGGCTCGAGGCTAATGGTTCTGCCCCGCTCACGCAAAAACAGCGTGCGCATCAGGTACTGCTTCGTCCCGGTTTGGATATTATTTCAATGAAAAACAGCTTGCCGAAAGTGGAAAAAGTACTCGCAGGTTTCAATCGTGAAGTGCTGGAGCAGGTAGAAATCCAGGTGAAGTATGATGTGTATATCGAAAAAGAAAATGAACTGGTACAGCGTATGAGCCAGCTGGAAGACCTAGTCATCCCCGAAACGTTCGATTATTCGAAACTGGTTTCTTTATCGAACGAAGCCCGGCAGAAATTCACCAAAATAAAACCGCGCACGTTAGGACAAGCCAGCCGGATCAGCGGCGTCAATCCGAGTGACGTACAGATTCTGATGGTTTTTATGGGCCGGTGA
- the ybeY gene encoding rRNA maturation RNase YbeY → MAIYFSAHEVKVGLKDRTRLKAFIADLFKREEQGLSNLQYVFCTDEYLLQINEEFLKHDTYTDIVTFELSPDPEVTEGEIYISIDRVRENAEQFEVTENYELHRVMFHGALHLCGYKDKTKKEEALMRQKEDEYLQLYFQQ, encoded by the coding sequence ATGGCTATATATTTCTCAGCGCACGAGGTAAAGGTTGGGTTAAAGGATAGAACCCGGTTAAAAGCTTTCATCGCCGACTTATTTAAAAGGGAAGAACAGGGCTTATCCAATCTCCAATATGTTTTCTGCACGGATGAATACCTGCTACAGATCAACGAAGAGTTCCTGAAGCACGACACCTATACGGACATTGTTACGTTTGAATTGTCACCCGACCCGGAAGTGACCGAAGGGGAGATTTATATCAGCATCGACCGGGTGAGAGAGAATGCCGAGCAGTTTGAAGTGACCGAGAACTATGAACTGCACCGGGTGATGTTTCATGGGGCATTGCACCTTTGTGGATACAAGGATAAAACGAAGAAGGAGGAGGCCTTAATGCGGCAGAAAGAAGACGAGTATTTACAACTATACTTTCAGCAATAA
- a CDS encoding FeoA family protein, whose translation MIKLSSLTIGKSAVIREFEKSDLHIKLMEMGCVPGETVKVEKIAPLGDPICIIVAGYNLSLRKTEADHIWVEEVAV comes from the coding sequence ATGATTAAACTTTCGTCTCTTACGATTGGCAAAAGCGCAGTGATTCGGGAATTTGAGAAAAGTGACCTCCATATAAAACTGATGGAAATGGGATGTGTTCCGGGAGAAACAGTGAAGGTTGAAAAAATAGCCCCCCTCGGCGACCCTATCTGCATTATCGTGGCCGGTTATAATCTTTCGCTTCGCAAAACAGAAGCAGATCATATTTGGGTAGAAGAAGTAGCTGTGTAG